AGGTGCGCGATGATCGCGTCGTCACTCATCCGCCCCACGCGGTGGAGGGGCACGACGCCCGTGTGGACCTTGTGGGCGAGATCGCGGACGTAGCCCATCTTCTGGCGCGACAGTCCGGCACGGCGCAGCGCGTCGTCGGGGAGCGCCAGCAGGCGTTCGGGGTCGACGTGCCGACGGGGGAAGAGTGCCACGACGCGACCGTGGATGGTGCCTGCCGCCTTTCCTGACAGTTGCTGATACACGATGGATCGCACGAGGTCGTGGAAGTGCGACCGCCCCAATCGCATGCGCGGCCGGTAGGGCCCCACCCGGCGGATCAGCCCGGCCATGACCGGATCGACACGCCGCAGATGCGCGAGCGCGGCGCGGGGCGACGGAG
The window above is part of the Gemmatimonadaceae bacterium genome. Proteins encoded here:
- a CDS encoding DNA-3-methyladenine glycosylase 2 family protein, with product MIGAPSPRAALAHLRRVDPVMAGLIRRVGPYRPRMRLGRSHFHDLVRSIVYQQLSGKAAGTIHGRVVALFPRRHVDPERLLALPDDALRRAGLSRQKMGYVRDLAHKVHTGVVPLHRVGRMSDDAIIAHLVQVKGVGRWTAQMFLMFRLGRPDVLPELDLGIQNAVHRAYGLRRRPAPDDVRRIGAAWSPYCSIACWYLWRSLE